The proteins below are encoded in one region of Hordeum vulgare subsp. vulgare chromosome 3H, MorexV3_pseudomolecules_assembly, whole genome shotgun sequence:
- the LOC123443706 gene encoding uncharacterized protein LOC123443706 isoform X2: MATRRWWKRRDGSDDADDLVPMDTQEQEELVRSLEQRQAHQSRRWRHVFAGFLLSYAVFLVYSSFHHAWSPWELRYHAYFMEDLPSPMVIVTDWIAALACLFAMKGLVQASNSSKKWMWYSFYVAMVVAVFWIYYLLKYVILEAIRASFLCQNVAYQANGYQGSDGMWCGSRLAL, encoded by the exons ATGGCTACGAGGAGATGGTGGAAGCGGCGCGACGGTAGCGACGACGCGGACGATCTCGTCCCCATGGACACCCAAG AGCAGGAGGAGCTGGTCCGGTCCCTGGAGCAGAGGCAGGCGCACCAAAGCCGCCGTTGGAGG CATGTCTTTGCGGGATTCCTCCTGAGCTACGCGGTCTTCCTCGTCTACTCCAGCTTCCACCATGCCTGGTCTCCCTGGGAGCTG CGATACCATGCTTATTTTATGGAAGATTTGCCTTCGCCGATGGTCATAGTCACAG ATTGGATAGCTGCCCTTGCATGCTTATTCGCAATGAAGGGGCTAGTACAAGCATCCAACTCCTCCAAGAAGTGGATGTGGTATTCTTTCTATGTTGCCATGGTGGTTGCCGTCTTCTGGATATACTACCTCTTGAAGTATGTTATCCTAGAAGCAATTCGTGCATCCTTCTTATGTCAGAACGTAGCATATCAGGCTAATG GTTACCAAGGATCCGATGGGATGTGGTGTGGCTCCCGCTTGGCCCTTTGA
- the LOC123443706 gene encoding uncharacterized protein LOC123443706 isoform X1: MATRRWWKRRDGSDDADDLVPMDTQEQEELVRSLEQRQAHQSRRWRHVFAGFLLSYAVFLVYSSFHHAWSPWELRYHAYFMEDLPSPMVIVTDWIAALACLFAMKGLVQASNSSKKWMWYSFYVAMVVAVFWIYYLLKLPRIRWDVVWLPLGPLIASALSLYVDHTLVKSMQDISTLRGYMYNFKSL, translated from the exons ATGGCTACGAGGAGATGGTGGAAGCGGCGCGACGGTAGCGACGACGCGGACGATCTCGTCCCCATGGACACCCAAG AGCAGGAGGAGCTGGTCCGGTCCCTGGAGCAGAGGCAGGCGCACCAAAGCCGCCGTTGGAGG CATGTCTTTGCGGGATTCCTCCTGAGCTACGCGGTCTTCCTCGTCTACTCCAGCTTCCACCATGCCTGGTCTCCCTGGGAGCTG CGATACCATGCTTATTTTATGGAAGATTTGCCTTCGCCGATGGTCATAGTCACAG ATTGGATAGCTGCCCTTGCATGCTTATTCGCAATGAAGGGGCTAGTACAAGCATCCAACTCCTCCAAGAAGTGGATGTGGTATTCTTTCTATGTTGCCATGGTGGTTGCCGTCTTCTGGATATACTACCTCTTGAA GTTACCAAGGATCCGATGGGATGTGGTGTGGCTCCCGCTTGGCCCTTTGAT AGCTTCTGCATTGAGCCTCTATGTGGACCATACGCTAGTGAAGTCGATGCAAGATATCAGCACATTGAGGGGCTACATGTACAACTTCAAGTCCCTGTGA